In Bradyrhizobium sp. 200, the sequence ATCGAGGTCCTCACAGCCGATCGGCTTGCGCAACGGCTGGCCGCAAACGCCGAGCTGCATCGTTCACTGACAACCGGCAATCGCTTCACGTCTTCGCGTCGTCGACCGCAGGAAATTTGCCGCAACGTGAGCAGCGGCGGCGATGACGCGCCTGTGCCCGAGAACGTCAAACCAGAGGAGAACATCACATGCGACTAGCCATCATCGGCGCCGGCTTCGCCGGCATGTACGCCGCCCTTTCCGCCGCCCGCCTGCGCGACATCCAGGGCGCCACGCCCGACGAGCTTGAAATCGCCCTGGTCGCGCCCGAGCCCACGCTGGTGGTCCGCCCGCGGCTTTACGAGCCGAAGCCGGAAACCATGACGGCGCCTCTGCTGGACGTCCTCAAGGCCATCGATGTCGTTTACGTGCAAGGCAGCGCCGAGACGATCGACACCAAATCTCGCATGGTGCAGATCGCAACGGCCAAAGGCACGCGGAAGGCGCTCTCCTACGATCGCCTCGTGCTGGCCACCGGCAGCAAACTGTTCCGTCCGAACATTCCGGGCCTTGCCGAGCACGGCTTCAGTGTCGACTCGCTCGATGATGCGATCGCGCTCGACAAACACCTGCATGGCCTAGCCCAGCGGCCGGCCGTAAATGGCCGCGACACGGTCGTCGTCGCCGGCGGCGGCTTCACCGGCATCGAGGCGGCAACCGAGATGCCGGCGCGGCTGCGCGAGATCTTCGGCAAGGACACCAAGCCCCGCGTCATCATCGTCGATCGCAACAAGGCGATCGCGCCCGACATGGGCGAAGGCCCCCGCCCCGTCATCGAGGACGCGCTGCGCAAGCTCGGCGTGGAAACCCGGCTCGGTGCCGGCGTCGCCTCGCTCGATGAAACCGGCGTCAC encodes:
- a CDS encoding NAD(P)/FAD-dependent oxidoreductase, with translation MRLAIIGAGFAGMYAALSAARLRDIQGATPDELEIALVAPEPTLVVRPRLYEPKPETMTAPLLDVLKAIDVVYVQGSAETIDTKSRMVQIATAKGTRKALSYDRLVLATGSKLFRPNIPGLAEHGFSVDSLDDAIALDKHLHGLAQRPAVNGRDTVVVAGGGFTGIEAATEMPARLREIFGKDTKPRVIIVDRNKAIAPDMGEGPRPVIEDALRKLGVETRLGAGVASLDETGVTLSSGEHIEAETVIWAAGIRAAPLTAQIPAERDNFGRLLVDRCLSVPGVAGVFATGDAARAACDDDGNYALMSCQHATRMGAFAGNNAAAELLGVPTKPYHQKAYVTCLDLGEAGALFTSGWERNVKMVGGVAKKTKQEINTVWIYPPRAERAAALASADPERVTDVTGFL